A region of Desulfuromonas sp. TF DNA encodes the following proteins:
- a CDS encoding ABC transporter ATP-binding protein, with amino-acid sequence MTTEKFLAEPPITVRELTMAYGDTVIQRDLDFTVNRGDIFIIMGASGSGKSTLLRHMIGLNAPVHGQVLFHGTDFWAADEGERNRIRRSCGVLYQSGALWSSMTLAENVAFPLQEHTNLAPPRIREIVALKLALVGLSGFEGYYPAELSGGMQKRAGLARAMALDPEILFFDEPSSGLDPVSAQLLDELILELRNSLSATVVVVTHELASIFAIGTNSIFLDAESHTMIARGAPKELLSSSDDPRVRRFLTRGREAA; translated from the coding sequence ATGACCACAGAGAAATTCCTTGCCGAACCTCCCATCACCGTTCGAGAGCTGACCATGGCCTACGGGGATACCGTCATCCAGCGCGATCTCGACTTCACGGTCAATCGCGGGGACATCTTCATCATCATGGGCGCCAGCGGCAGCGGAAAAAGCACCCTGTTGCGCCACATGATAGGGCTTAATGCCCCCGTTCACGGGCAGGTCCTCTTCCATGGAACCGATTTCTGGGCGGCGGATGAAGGGGAACGCAACCGCATTCGCCGTTCGTGCGGTGTTCTCTATCAGAGCGGCGCGCTCTGGAGTTCCATGACACTGGCCGAGAACGTGGCCTTTCCCCTGCAGGAGCATACGAATCTTGCGCCGCCCCGGATCCGCGAAATCGTCGCCCTCAAACTGGCCCTTGTGGGGCTCTCCGGCTTCGAGGGTTACTATCCGGCCGAGCTCAGCGGAGGCATGCAGAAGCGGGCCGGTCTGGCGCGGGCCATGGCTCTCGATCCCGAGATCCTCTTCTTCGACGAGCCCTCCTCCGGTCTGGACCCGGTAAGCGCCCAACTGCTGGACGAGCTAATCCTGGAGCTGCGCAACAGCCTTTCCGCCACCGTTGTAGTGGTCACCCACGAACTGGCCAGCATCTTCGCCATCGGCACCAATTCAATCTTCCTCGATGCCGAGTCCCACACCATGATCGCCCGGGGAGCGCCGAAAGAGCTGCTGAGTTCGTCGGACGACCCCCGGGTGCGCCGTTTTCTGACTCGCGGCCGGGAGGCGGCATGA
- a CDS encoding MlaD family protein, which produces MSRRANPALIGAFVLGAIALVVAGIMVFGSGRYFTDTRTFILFFPGSVRGLNEGAPVLLRGVRVGSVVDVNILLDPEKMGFRIPVLIEIDPEHISVLDGPPIGKERSPDEMARLLIARGLRAQLQLQSFLTSQLLINLDIYPDTEPRLVDVDTPHIQIPTIPSNLERLSQTLGEIPLEEMVRKTFLTLEGIERFVNAPELTSSLRSLDSTLREVHELVGTLDQRLGSTDQRLESTLREAQELLQNLNRQVEPLMSTLRETSRTGRQTLESAEQFMNSLEGMTGEDAEIRYRLTETLREVALAARSLRSLADFLEANPDALLRGRRTIGEP; this is translated from the coding sequence ATGAGCAGAAGAGCCAACCCGGCCCTGATCGGCGCCTTCGTCCTCGGGGCCATCGCCCTGGTGGTGGCCGGCATCATGGTCTTCGGCAGCGGCCGGTATTTCACCGACACGCGCACCTTCATCCTCTTCTTTCCCGGATCGGTGCGCGGCCTCAATGAAGGGGCTCCGGTGCTCCTGCGGGGTGTCCGGGTCGGCTCGGTGGTGGACGTCAATATCTTGCTGGACCCCGAGAAGATGGGCTTCCGTATTCCCGTGCTCATCGAGATCGATCCCGAGCACATCAGCGTACTCGACGGCCCCCCGATTGGAAAGGAGCGATCTCCTGACGAAATGGCGCGTCTCCTCATCGCCCGTGGGCTGCGCGCCCAGCTGCAGCTGCAGAGCTTCCTCACCAGCCAGCTGCTCATCAACCTGGACATTTATCCCGATACGGAGCCGCGTCTCGTCGATGTGGATACGCCCCACATCCAGATCCCCACCATTCCTTCCAATCTGGAGAGGCTCTCACAGACCCTCGGGGAAATCCCCCTGGAGGAAATGGTCCGGAAAACGTTCCTGACCCTGGAAGGAATCGAGCGTTTCGTCAACGCCCCCGAGCTGACCAGCAGCCTGCGCTCCCTGGACTCCACGCTGAGGGAGGTCCATGAACTTGTGGGGACCCTGGATCAGCGTCTCGGTTCGACGGACCAACGCCTTGAATCAACCCTGCGGGAAGCGCAGGAACTCCTTCAGAATCTGAACCGCCAGGTCGAACCGCTGATGAGCACGCTGCGGGAGACATCCAGGACCGGCCGGCAGACCCTGGAGAGCGCGGAGCAGTTCATGAATTCCCTTGAGGGAATGACCGGAGAAGATGCTGAGATCCGCTACCGGCTGACCGAAACCCTTCGGGAAGTCGCCCTGGCCGCCCGCTCCCTGCGCAGCCTCGCCGATTTTCTGGAAGCGAATCCCGATGCCCTGCTGCGAGGCCGGCGGACGATAGGAGAACCCTGA
- a CDS encoding membrane integrity-associated transporter subunit PqiC, whose product MRHPMILAGVLILLSGCINLGEGTRQRIRLYTLQPTVSAAEPRFGLAGQSVGVGPVYLPDYLQRTQVITLDAPNEYRLAEFAKWAEPLEENILRVTAENLFRLLESERILTFPWRSGRKPGYLIRMDIRRFEAVTGDAAHLTVQWTIEPQESEKAPRNGLFQGKSPLQGEGTEAVVAAMSRTLGDFSRRMAEELARFAEQGKAGS is encoded by the coding sequence ATGCGCCATCCGATGATTTTAGCCGGCGTCCTGATCCTGCTGTCCGGCTGTATCAATCTGGGAGAGGGAACCAGGCAGCGGATCCGTCTGTATACCCTGCAGCCGACGGTCTCCGCCGCCGAGCCCCGTTTCGGCCTGGCGGGACAGAGCGTGGGGGTCGGGCCTGTTTATCTTCCGGACTATCTGCAGCGCACCCAGGTGATCACCCTCGATGCGCCCAACGAGTACCGGCTTGCAGAATTCGCCAAATGGGCCGAGCCCCTGGAAGAGAATATCCTGCGGGTGACGGCGGAGAACCTTTTCCGGCTCCTGGAGAGCGAACGCATCCTGACTTTCCCCTGGCGGAGCGGCCGGAAGCCGGGTTACCTGATCCGCATGGATATCAGGCGCTTCGAGGCCGTCACCGGTGATGCCGCCCATCTCACCGTCCAGTGGACCATCGAGCCGCAGGAGAGCGAAAAAGCCCCCCGCAACGGTCTTTTTCAAGGGAAATCGCCGCTTCAGGGGGAAGGGACCGAGGCAGTTGTGGCAGCGATGAGTCGCACCCTCGGCGATTTCAGCCGGCGGATGGCGGAGGAGCTGGCGCGGTTTGCGGAGCAGGGAAAAGCCGGGTCATAG
- a CDS encoding DMT family transporter, translated as MTDWYFFSIAALVLLGAQRFLYKVAAERNCSSALTTAVFMGTVTLLSGAAFLASGESAGEISILLMLALVNSASFALATVAHMEALKHLPATVTFPITRLSILVVIFFSIVYFGERPQPLQMAGMLLGLSVVFVFAGEAGDKSGHRGNPRTGFLFAAACVLCGAVASISSKFAAVSTSKAGFMALSYLLGTLFALALERKNRGGKSPGVKSGEAVWIGLCMGVLNFFGFYAFLTALESGPLSVIALITGMHFVIAVALSVLLYRERMTPRRILGIGLTLLAVAFLQL; from the coding sequence ATGACAGACTGGTATTTTTTCAGTATCGCCGCCCTGGTTCTTCTGGGGGCTCAGCGTTTTCTCTACAAGGTCGCGGCGGAGCGAAACTGCAGCTCGGCTTTGACAACCGCCGTTTTCATGGGAACCGTCACCCTGCTGAGCGGCGCCGCCTTCCTCGCCTCGGGTGAAAGCGCCGGCGAAATTTCCATCCTCCTCATGCTGGCGCTGGTCAACAGCGCCTCTTTCGCCCTGGCCACCGTCGCTCATATGGAGGCCCTCAAACATCTGCCGGCGACAGTCACCTTTCCAATCACCCGATTGAGCATCCTGGTGGTGATTTTTTTTTCCATTGTTTACTTCGGTGAGCGGCCGCAGCCGCTGCAGATGGCGGGAATGCTTCTGGGACTCTCGGTGGTCTTCGTGTTTGCCGGGGAAGCCGGAGACAAATCCGGGCACCGGGGCAACCCCCGTACCGGCTTTCTTTTTGCCGCGGCATGCGTGCTCTGCGGCGCCGTCGCATCCATATCGAGCAAATTCGCGGCGGTCTCCACCAGCAAGGCAGGATTCATGGCCCTGTCGTACCTGCTGGGGACCCTTTTCGCGCTGGCTCTGGAGAGGAAGAATCGGGGCGGGAAAAGCCCCGGGGTAAAGTCCGGCGAGGCCGTCTGGATCGGCCTCTGTATGGGCGTGCTCAATTTTTTCGGATTCTATGCCTTTTTGACCGCCCTCGAAAGCGGTCCTCTGTCGGTCATCGCCCTCATCACCGGGATGCATTTCGTCATCGCCGTCGCTCTTTCGGTCCTGCTCTACCGGGAGAGGATGACCCCCCGTCGGATTCTCGGAATCGGCCTCACGCTCCTGGCCGTTGCCTTTCTGCAGCTATGA
- a CDS encoding LTA synthase family protein, which translates to MQWIKSRRLRYLAGSTAILLLTLALLRFVFLFGFADIDLRTIDSSALWKTVGIGLRFDLRLALLIMLPLALLCYLPFWNMSGSRRARLLGNVYLAVALLAVGLVYVIDFGHYNYLGVRINATVLRFAGDADISGTMLWQSYPVVWITLGWLGGCAAVLLALFSLERVTLERRPVGISRKSAALGSAVVVLLVFLGVMGRVSDINIKNPIPLRWSDAFFSGDRQLAAAGLNPVIFLYDTLLIPQDPYDRETVANYYDTMVDYLGIDQPDRKALNFVRHIGTQPHRLSVERPPNVIFIMLESLGASRVGAYGNPLKPTPNLDAIAADSWFFRHFYIPVVSTAKTVWASITGIPDVSREETASRNPLITRQHTLLNAFEGYRKLYMIGGSAGWANLSALIRESTGMELIQEGDWQSPNADVWGISDLNLFKEADRILRDLPADEPFFAYIQTAGNHRPFTIPTDNDDFKTVELPLEEVQKWGFRSVEQFNAVRLIDYDIGRFLQMARESGYFDNTLFVFFGDHNNRITTIPHMPPAFEQLGLESNHVPHMIYAPALLQPRVIDEAVNLVDVLPTVAGLAGLEYTNRTMGRDLQLSSQGRDRAVPLVLEEGSFPVIGAVTSEYLVKMNCDGSEATLHELSSDSPLEDVSGRHPEEFDRLRKVAHGAYETSRYMLYDNARK; encoded by the coding sequence ATGCAATGGATTAAATCCCGGCGTCTGCGTTATCTGGCCGGGTCCACCGCAATACTGCTGCTCACCCTGGCGCTGTTGCGCTTTGTCTTTTTGTTCGGCTTCGCGGATATCGACCTTCGCACGATCGACAGTTCCGCCTTGTGGAAGACCGTGGGAATCGGCCTGCGTTTCGACCTGCGGCTGGCGCTGCTGATCATGCTGCCGCTCGCCCTGCTGTGCTATCTTCCATTCTGGAATATGTCCGGAAGCCGACGCGCGCGCCTTCTCGGCAATGTGTATCTGGCCGTGGCGCTGCTGGCTGTCGGCCTGGTCTATGTCATCGATTTCGGCCATTACAACTACCTGGGCGTGCGGATCAACGCCACCGTATTGCGTTTTGCCGGCGATGCGGACATATCCGGCACCATGCTCTGGCAAAGCTATCCGGTGGTGTGGATCACCCTGGGCTGGCTGGGAGGCTGCGCCGCCGTCCTGCTCGCCCTGTTTTCCCTCGAGCGGGTCACCCTGGAGCGCCGGCCGGTCGGCATATCCCGCAAGTCCGCCGCCCTCGGCAGCGCCGTGGTTGTTCTGCTGGTCTTTCTCGGCGTGATGGGCCGGGTGAGCGACATCAATATCAAAAATCCCATCCCTCTGCGCTGGAGCGACGCCTTCTTCTCAGGCGACCGGCAGCTGGCCGCAGCGGGTTTGAATCCGGTCATTTTCCTCTATGACACCCTGCTGATACCCCAGGATCCCTACGACCGTGAGACAGTTGCAAATTATTACGACACCATGGTCGACTACCTGGGCATCGACCAGCCGGACCGGAAGGCGTTGAACTTCGTTCGCCACATCGGCACTCAGCCGCACCGGCTGTCGGTCGAGCGTCCGCCGAATGTGATCTTCATCATGCTCGAATCACTCGGCGCCAGCCGGGTAGGCGCCTACGGCAATCCCCTGAAACCGACCCCCAATCTGGATGCCATCGCCGCGGACAGCTGGTTCTTCCGTCATTTCTATATCCCGGTGGTGAGCACGGCGAAGACGGTATGGGCCAGCATCACCGGAATCCCTGACGTCTCCCGGGAGGAAACGGCGTCGCGAAACCCTCTGATTACCCGCCAGCATACCCTGCTCAATGCCTTTGAGGGTTATCGCAAACTGTACATGATCGGCGGCAGCGCCGGCTGGGCCAACCTGAGCGCCCTCATCCGCGAGAGCACGGGGATGGAGCTTATCCAGGAAGGCGACTGGCAGTCGCCCAATGCCGATGTGTGGGGAATCTCGGATCTGAACTTGTTCAAGGAGGCGGACCGCATCCTGCGCGACCTGCCGGCGGATGAGCCTTTCTTCGCTTATATCCAGACGGCCGGCAATCATCGCCCCTTTACAATTCCCACGGACAACGATGATTTCAAGACAGTCGAACTGCCCCTCGAGGAAGTTCAAAAGTGGGGCTTTCGCTCCGTGGAGCAGTTCAATGCCGTGCGTCTCATTGACTACGACATCGGCCGGTTTCTCCAGATGGCTCGCGAGAGCGGCTATTTCGACAACACCCTCTTCGTCTTTTTCGGCGATCACAACAACAGGATCACCACCATTCCCCATATGCCCCCTGCTTTCGAGCAGCTGGGGCTTGAAAGCAACCACGTCCCGCACATGATTTATGCGCCGGCCCTGCTGCAGCCCCGGGTGATCGACGAAGCGGTCAACCTGGTGGACGTTCTGCCCACCGTCGCCGGTCTGGCGGGGCTGGAGTACACCAACCGGACCATGGGGCGCGATCTGCAGCTGTCTTCCCAAGGACGTGACCGGGCGGTTCCGCTGGTGCTGGAGGAGGGGAGTTTTCCTGTCATCGGAGCGGTGACCAGCGAATACCTGGTCAAAATGAACTGCGACGGCAGCGAGGCCACCCTGCATGAGCTGTCTTCGGATTCGCCCCTGGAGGATGTGTCCGGACGTCATCCGGAAGAGTTCGATCGCCTCAGGAAAGTTGCGCACGGCGCCTATGAAACCTCGCGCTACATGTTGTACGATAATGCGAGAAAATGA